In a genomic window of Ipomoea triloba cultivar NCNSP0323 chromosome 3, ASM357664v1:
- the LOC116013434 gene encoding uncharacterized protein LOC116013434 isoform X1 has product MLIKLATYSWLSSFHQRLGMQDQRMVLPEETLVPKSRKKKASAQKTSISQNQGDTLSRMQDTHLTSIQVGKKASKRGQAVDASTSGDDYRALRRKYLLLEEESFTLGKELMEVEDDIKALEEEKLGLLDELVVLEGLVDPSQIQSHGQQLQ; this is encoded by the exons ATGTTGATAAAACTGGCCACTTATAGTTGGTTGAG TAGTTTCCATCAGCGTTTGGGGATGCAAGATCAGAGGATGGTGCTACCTGAGGAAACTTTAGTTCCAAAGTCACGGAAAAAGAAAGCCTCTGCACAAAAGACTTCCATTTCGCAAAATCAAGGGGACACTTTGAGCAGGATGCAAGACACGCACTTAACATCTATTCAAGTAGGGAAGAAGGCTTCCAAAAGAGGTCAGGCAGTGGATGCTTCTACTTCAGGAGATGACTATCGGGCATTGAGAAGAAAATACTTGCTGCTAGAAGAGGAAAGCTTCACACTTGGAAAAGAGTTAATGGAAGTTGAAGATGACATCAAGGCTCTCGAAGAGGAGAAGTTGGGACTTCTGGATGAGCTTGTTGTGTTGGAAGGTCTAGTTGACCCTTCGCAGATTCAGTCCCATGGCCAACAATTACAATAA
- the LOC116013434 gene encoding uncharacterized protein LOC116013434 isoform X2 has protein sequence MEFWMATKFVSSFHQRLGMQDQRMVLPEETLVPKSRKKKASAQKTSISQNQGDTLSRMQDTHLTSIQVGKKASKRGQAVDASTSGDDYRALRRKYLLLEEESFTLGKELMEVEDDIKALEEEKLGLLDELVVLEGLVDPSQIQSHGQQLQ, from the exons ATGGAATTCTGGATGGCTACTAAATTTGTCAG TAGTTTCCATCAGCGTTTGGGGATGCAAGATCAGAGGATGGTGCTACCTGAGGAAACTTTAGTTCCAAAGTCACGGAAAAAGAAAGCCTCTGCACAAAAGACTTCCATTTCGCAAAATCAAGGGGACACTTTGAGCAGGATGCAAGACACGCACTTAACATCTATTCAAGTAGGGAAGAAGGCTTCCAAAAGAGGTCAGGCAGTGGATGCTTCTACTTCAGGAGATGACTATCGGGCATTGAGAAGAAAATACTTGCTGCTAGAAGAGGAAAGCTTCACACTTGGAAAAGAGTTAATGGAAGTTGAAGATGACATCAAGGCTCTCGAAGAGGAGAAGTTGGGACTTCTGGATGAGCTTGTTGTGTTGGAAGGTCTAGTTGACCCTTCGCAGATTCAGTCCCATGGCCAACAATTACAATAA
- the LOC116013434 gene encoding uncharacterized protein LOC116013434 isoform X4, producing MQDQRMVLPEETLVPKSRKKKASAQKTSISQNQGDTLSRMQDTHLTSIQVGKKASKRGQAVDASTSGDDYRALRRKYLLLEEESFTLGKELMEVEDDIKALEEEKLGLLDELVVLEGLVDPSQIQSHGQQLQ from the coding sequence ATGCAAGATCAGAGGATGGTGCTACCTGAGGAAACTTTAGTTCCAAAGTCACGGAAAAAGAAAGCCTCTGCACAAAAGACTTCCATTTCGCAAAATCAAGGGGACACTTTGAGCAGGATGCAAGACACGCACTTAACATCTATTCAAGTAGGGAAGAAGGCTTCCAAAAGAGGTCAGGCAGTGGATGCTTCTACTTCAGGAGATGACTATCGGGCATTGAGAAGAAAATACTTGCTGCTAGAAGAGGAAAGCTTCACACTTGGAAAAGAGTTAATGGAAGTTGAAGATGACATCAAGGCTCTCGAAGAGGAGAAGTTGGGACTTCTGGATGAGCTTGTTGTGTTGGAAGGTCTAGTTGACCCTTCGCAGATTCAGTCCCATGGCCAACAATTACAATAA
- the LOC116013434 gene encoding uncharacterized protein LOC116013434 isoform X3, which produces MWDDLLGSFSFHQRLGMQDQRMVLPEETLVPKSRKKKASAQKTSISQNQGDTLSRMQDTHLTSIQVGKKASKRGQAVDASTSGDDYRALRRKYLLLEEESFTLGKELMEVEDDIKALEEEKLGLLDELVVLEGLVDPSQIQSHGQQLQ; this is translated from the exons ATGTGGGATGACCTCCTTGGCTCCTT TAGTTTCCATCAGCGTTTGGGGATGCAAGATCAGAGGATGGTGCTACCTGAGGAAACTTTAGTTCCAAAGTCACGGAAAAAGAAAGCCTCTGCACAAAAGACTTCCATTTCGCAAAATCAAGGGGACACTTTGAGCAGGATGCAAGACACGCACTTAACATCTATTCAAGTAGGGAAGAAGGCTTCCAAAAGAGGTCAGGCAGTGGATGCTTCTACTTCAGGAGATGACTATCGGGCATTGAGAAGAAAATACTTGCTGCTAGAAGAGGAAAGCTTCACACTTGGAAAAGAGTTAATGGAAGTTGAAGATGACATCAAGGCTCTCGAAGAGGAGAAGTTGGGACTTCTGGATGAGCTTGTTGTGTTGGAAGGTCTAGTTGACCCTTCGCAGATTCAGTCCCATGGCCAACAATTACAATAA